The Hoyosella subflava DQS3-9A1 sequence GTGTCAGTGGGAACCGCGAGCCGACATCGAACCAGGCTCCGGATCAGGAGACTCGCAGCCACCTTAGTGGTGTGCGCGTTAACGGTTCCCAGCGTTGGTGTCGCGAATGCCCAGCCCACTACAGGCACCGAGCCTCCGCCCCCGGCCATCACTTCGACCCCAGAGGCCGATCTGGCACCGGCGGAACCAGAAGCAGACCAAGACAGAGAACCGGAAAGCGGCCAGCCGACTACTACTGCTCCTGCCTCAGACGTTCCGTCTGACAGCGCTCCAACGACGAGTAGAGGGAGACCAGCTGACCGGCCGACTCCTCGCGAACAACAACCACATCAGGCGAGTGTTGAAGCGCCACCTTCCTTCGAAGAAGGCAAGAATCTGCCAATGCCCAGCCGTGACGAAGGACCGCTTCGTGGCCGCCCCTCGCACAGCTATAACAATCTTCCGAAGCCCCCACCAGGTCACACATTTCGCTCTGAAACCGAACCCGTCCCAGACGGGTTCACCAAGGAGGAGGCTGATACCGCTGAGCTTATGGCGATGACGGCAACGGCAGGATGCGAGTGGTTCTGGCCATCACCGCACGCGGTCTGCGGCGCAATTCTTCAGCGATACAAAGCTATGGGCGGGCGGGATAGCTGGCTTGGGCTCCCGAACTCACCCGAGTACACGAACCCCGACGGCATCGGCAAACGCAGCCAGTTCCTCAACGGCTCGATTTACTGGCACCCCAGCACAGGCGCACACCCGGTCACCATCCTGTACATGACCAAATGGAACCAGCTCGGCTGGGAAACCGGCTGGCTCGGCTACCCCACCGCGGGTGAGGTCGGGCACGGCCCGTTCGGTTCTCAGCAGGAGTTCCAGGGCGCTGGACTGTTCTGGTCCCAGCCCACCGGTGTCTACGCCGTCGGCGGCGCCATCCGCGCCAAATACGACACCGTGGGCGGTGCCACAGGATTCCTCGGATACCCCACCAGCGACGAACTGACCCCACCAGACGGCGTCGGCAGGTTCAATACCTTCCAGCGCGGCTCAATCTACTGGCACCCGATTTTTGGCGCCCACCCAGTCCACGGAGTGATCCTCGCTGTTTGGGGCAATGCCGGATTCGAGGCCGGGCAGTACGGGTATCCCATCGCGGACGAGACCTCCACGTCCACAGAAACCAATCAGCAGTTCCAGCACGGCCACATAGCATTCAGCCTGCAAAACCCAGTTGCCCAAGACTTCCACGACTGCAAACTCAATACCGAATGGCCGCACGTCTCCAGCCACGTAGATAACACGGTCAATGTGGTTACCACAGGAACCTGCACTCATCCGAAGCGGAAGGTGTCCCACACGACGCAACTGGTACACACACCCGAATGCGGATTCGGAACGTGTGTGCTGCGAACAAGGACGAGCGGTGACTCCAAGGGTGACGGTGTAAACGCCGTGATTCAGGAGGACAATTGGTCTTCCACCAATATGGAGTGCCAGCCTGGCAAGTACCGCGCCGAGACAAAATGGACGATCGTCAACGCCGACGGAGGAGTCCTCGAAACCGTCGCGCGAACACCACAGGTTCAGCTCGGAACGGGCACCGGCGGGTTAGATAAGAACTGCGACCGCAGCTACAACTAGCCTGAACACTGACTGAGGCCTGTCCGGACCAAACCGGGCAGGCCTTTACCACTCGAACACGAACAGGCAAGCCAAGCCCGGAATGCACGGGCTAACAGGCCACTTCAGGCCAAGCACATCACCGCAAGGTCTAACCTGAATTACGCAACTGAGAATGTCTCGCTACAACGTTGCCGCTCGACGTGAGCTGCATTCCATCAGCTTTTAGAAGGACCCACACATTGAGAACAACTTGGGCGATGTCCGATATTTGTTCCGCCCACTACCTATTCGAAGACGGCGGAACGAACGCTAGCGGAAACGTTGCGGGGCTGGTTTCCGCGGCCTTCCCGGCGTATGCAAGAATCCTTCACCCCGCCTACCGGCGAGTCTCTGAAGCCACCTCAGCTGCGCCAGCGTCATTTGCATCCGTTCGCTGGACGACAGTAGCGAAGCATTCGGGAGCGATAGCGCATCCCGCCATGGAGTGGGAAGCTATCTCAGCCGGACACCGAGACCCAGAAACTCTGGTATGGGACGTACCCCCTTCCACGGGGCGTCTCCCAAGTCCAGAGCAGATGGTACTTGCCGGCGTGCTCGAAGATCACACGAGCACGCCAGAACGATGCTGGTTCGCGTTCGCGGAGGCACGCGGCCTGACTGTGCCGCCTGACTACCCGCGAATCATCACCGCGATGGGACCCATGATCGTCTTCTGTGGTGCTGTACTTGATGCTGGTCGCACATTTCAGTACGAGAGCCCGAATCTGTGGTGGCCCGAAGATAGACGCTGGTGTGTCGCCTCCGATATAGACCTAATGGCGACCTACGTTGGAGGCTCACTCGCATGTATCGAGGACCTATTAGCTTCGCCAAGCCTGGAAGCGATGCCCGCCAAACCAGACCAGAAGATCACAATCGACGCTGACACAGTGAACCCGCCACCACCTCAACCATGACGCAGAGGCGCCCCGGCTCTGATCTCACGATCGTGGGCAGAGCCATTTACGGCAGTTCTGTCATCGTTTGCTCGGCGGCTTTTACTTCGCCGTGTACTACCGCGAGGCTGACTCCGACACCGCGGGCAATCTCGCGCAGCGACTGGCCTTCCGCACGGCGGGCAAGGATGGCGCGGCGCTTGTCCTCATCAACCACCCGTGGCCGGCCGCCTTTGCGTCCGCGCCGTGCCGGCCAGCCCCTGAAGTTCCTGCCACACGACTTCCGGAGGATCTTCATCACCGACGCCGTCATGAACGGAATGCCTCCCCACATCGCCCAACTCGTCGTCGGCCACCGCGACATCAACACCACTATGGGCTACAAGGCCGTCTACCCCGAGGAAGTCATCAACGGCCACCGCGCGTTCATCGCCCGCCGCCGGGACCTGCGCCCCGGCGAGGAATACCGCACACCCACCGACACCGAATGGGACGAATTCCTCGGGCACTTCGCGCACCGCAAGGTCGCCCTCGGCACCTTGCGGCCGCTCCTACAACACACCATGCATCCACGAACACTCCTGCCTGAGATGCCCACTCCTGCGCCCCGAGCCTCACCAGCGCGAACGGCTCACCGAAGTCCGCGACAACCTGATCGCCCGCATCGACGAAGCCCGCCGCGAAGGCTGGCTCGGCGAGGTCGACGGCCTCGAGATCAGCCTCACCGGCGCGGAACACAAACTCGCCCAGCTCCACGAACTCTCAACCCGAGCATCCACCATCCACCTGGGCTTACCGCACTTCACGAACCTCGTCGGCAGAGCCATCGAATAGCCTGAGACCGAAGGCCCCGGTAGTTCAGAGAACATATCAACACCCTGCTACTGCAAACCGTTCTCGAGGTACCCCGCTTCCACGACCTGATCGGTGAGCACGAGCAACGGGCGCTCACGCCGCTGTTCTGGTCCAACATCAACCCCTACGGACGGTTCCGGCTCGACATGGACACCCGCTTGGACCTGTCCGCGTAAATGAGAGCAGGACTCCATCCCCAATAACCGCGTCCGGAAGGGGAACCCTCAACGGACATGTCGCACCGCCGTCGGCGGACCACACGTCGTGATTGCTGACCTCGAACAACTCCGGCAATCGGTGTCTCATATACCTAGTACGCACCGCAATCGCGAACCGGATCATTGAGCCGGGGATATCCGTTACAGTCCCGTTTGTGGCGACGACCGGGACTCTCGTTGGTTACGCGCGCTGCTCGACCGATGAGCAGGATCTGACCGCGCAGCGGCAGCAGCTGCGTGACCTCGGTGTCAGCGCGGACCGGATCTACCTCGATCACGGCCTGACCGGCACCAACCGCGCCAGGCCCGGACTCGATCAGGCACTGGCAGCGGTCCGGGCTGGCGATACCCTCGTCGTCCCGAAACTCGACCGGCTTGCCCGATCAGTTCCCGACGCCCGCGCGATCGGTGACGATCTCGCCACTCGCGGCATCAAGCTGTCTCTCGGCGGTCAGATCTACGATCCCACCGATCCGATGGGCAAGATGTTCTTCAACATCCTGGCCACCTTCGCCGAGTTCGAAGTAGACCTGCTGCGGATGCGGACCCGCGAAGGAATGGTCATCGCCCGCGCAAAAGGCAGATTAAAAGGACGCCAGCCCAAGCTCACGACCAAGCAGCAAACCGAGCTGCGGCGCATGCACGCCAGCGGCAACTACACAATCACCGACCTGGCCGAACTGTTCAACATCTCGCGACCGACCGTCTACCGCACCCTCAGGCCAGCAGAATCCGGTCCTGCCTAATACCTGCTACATGTCGCTCTGGGACACGCTCGGTAGTCCGGGGCCTGGGAACAGACATTGTGCGTTTTCGGGGACCGGCTCCTGGGATCGCTCGCGCGCACGCTTAAGACGTGGCTGCCGGTCCAGCGAGTCGATGGGAAGCCGCGTGGCTCCGCGTAGCCGTCTGCCCGGCCAATAACCTGCCGGGTTCAGGAGATCACCGGCGTGTGCTCGGGATCTGGTGGTCAGGCCACTCACCGATTGTGGGTCTGGTACTGGTCAAAGGATCGTGGTGGGTGCTTTTCCGTGTCGGTGGAGGTAGGCGTCTGCGATTTCGGTGACGTCGAGTTCTGTTTGGTCGATACGAATAACGGGGTGCCCGTTGGGCCATATGGTCCAGCGTGCGCTAGTGGGTGTTCGCGATCAGCACCTGTCCCAGCAGCAGTGCTATCTCGCTGCCCAGTTGTGGCTGAGTTTTTCGTCGGTCTGTGCTTCTTCGAGTCGGCGTTCGATGGCTGCTAGTGCGTCACGGGTGTTTCCGCAGGGTTCGTTCCGGTCGGCCAGCCACTGTGTCAGTTCGTCAGGTTGCGGCACGGCCGTGTCCGCGTCGATCGCACTGTGTGTGTCTGTGCCGTATACGGCTAGCCCGCGTGCGGTGCCGTGGCGGGGACCGATGCGCAGGAGACGCTGGACGAACCGGGGAAGGCGGGTACTGAGAGCGGTGGGCAGCATCATGTCGAGCATTTCTGCCCAAGCCGCGAACCGGAGTCGGCGCATTAGTCAGCGCCGGTAATGGCTGGATCGTGGGCAGCCGGGGTCGCTGCCGGTGCGCTTGTGTGATGGAGCAGGGCGCGGATGTCTTTGGCTGGGAGTCCGGTCCACTGCGCGATCGTGGAAGCTGTCTCCCCGTTGCTGTGGATGCCTGCGAGCGCAGCGTGTTTCGTGTCCGTGAGGGCGTGTTTGCGTGCGGCTGCTTTCTCACGCACCGCTGCGATCTCCCGTTCGGTGTCGTGATCGATCGCGGCTTCCCGTTCAGCGGCGGTGAAGAATTCTTCGAGACGTGTCGCGTTGAGCTCGTCGCGTTGGCGGCGCCGCGCGAGCGCGCCGAGTGTGCGCTGCCGTGCCTGGGCGCGCACCGTGACTGGGTTCTGCTTGCTTGCCATGACCGTGAAGCATAAAAACCCCTGTCCCGCAGCGCACATCACCCCGCCCATGATCTGGTACCGCCACAGCATCTGACCCCTCCTAGCTACCCATGTTCGATCTGCGTGATCTTGGCCACTTGACTGCTACACACCATTTGCACTCTGAGTGTTTTTGGGGCGGTGTCTGTTTGAATGTGGGTCGTGATGACGCTGCACGTGCTGCACGCGGGTGATGGGTATGCGTATCTGACTCGTCAGGTCGCGTCGATGGATCGTGCCCGGGAGCGCGGGGACGCGCTGGCGAGTTATTACGCCGAGCATGGCACCCCGCCGGGGGTGTGGCTCGGCTCCGGGCTCGCGTCACTCGCGGGAAGCGGTCCTGATCCTGCTGTGGCAGCGGTGTCGGGGATGGTGAGTGAGGCGCAGATGAGGGCGCTGTTCGGGGAGGGGCTGCACCCGAACGCGAACGAGATCGCGGCCGCGGTGATCACGGCCGCCTCCACTCCGCGCCAGTTGCGCAGCGCGGTGAGAACCGCGGAGACAGCGACCCGTTTGGGCCGGAGATTCCCGGTGTTCGCGAACGACAACCCGCTGCGTGACGCCTTTAGTGAGGCGGTGACTGGGTTTGAGCGCCAGCAGGACCGGCCCGCCACCACTGCGGAGCGGGCGGGGTTGTGGCGGGCAGTGGGAGCGCCACTGTTCGAGGACAAGCATGGCCGCCCGGCCGCGACGGAGCGGGAGCTGGTGGCGTGGATCGCGTGGCAGCGCGGCACCGACCGGCAGCCGGTCGCGGGCTACGATCTGGTGTTCACGCCCGCGAAATCCGTGTCAGTGTTGTGGGCGCTCGGCAACGACCAGGTCCGCGACGCGGTCACCAAAGCCCACCACGATGCGGTGAAAGACGCTTTGGGGTGGCTGGAGACAGAGGCGGCGTTCACCCGCCGGGGCGCGGGCGGGATCGAGCAGATCGACACCACCGGTTTGATCGTGGCGGCGTTTGATCACTTTGACAACCGCGCGGGGGAACCGAACTTGCACACCCACTGCGCGGTCAGCAACAAAGTCTGCGGGGCGGACGGGAAATGGTCCGCACTCGATGGGGCGGCGCTGCACCGCCACGCCACCGCCGCAGCCGCACGGTATAACGCGGCGGTCGTGGACAACCTGCGCCGCAGCCTCGGGATCGGGTTCACCGTGCGGGAGATGGGCGCGGGCAAACAGCCCGTGGTGGAGATCGCCGGAATCGATCAAAGCCTGTGTGACGCGTTCGCGACCCGGTCCGCCGCGATCCGCGCCCGCCGCGACGACCTCGTCACCGAGTTCCGCCGCACCCACGGCTACAGCCCCGATGCGAAAACCTTGTATCGGCTGGCGCAGCAGGCCACCCTCGACACCCGGGAAGGCAAACAGGCGCCCCAGTCGCTCGCCGGGATGCGGGCACAGTGGCGCGCTGCCGCGGCCGCGCACCTCGGCGGCGAGGACGCGGTCGAGGCGATGCTCGAGCACGCCCTCACCGGACAGGGTGCATCCGCAGCGGCGGCGGTGGTGCGGGGGTTTCTGGGGGTGGAGCATGAGGCCGCGCTGGTACTCGAGTATGTGGCGGGGCGCCGCGCGACGTTCACCGCCGCCCAGGTCCGCACCCGAGCGGAGGCGCAGCTCGCGCTCGTGGCATTCCCCACCGCGCAGGCACGCCGCGACGCGATCGACACCGTCATCAACCGGGCCCTCACCCCCCGCGGCAACGAGCACACTACGACACGTGGGGATCACGCGGTCGCCCTCACCGCCCCGGAAACCGTGCCGGTCCCGGGGCGGCTGAAGCGCGCTGATGGGGAGTCGGTGCTCACGAGGCATGGGGAAACCCGCTACACCACTCTGAGTGTCCTGCACGCTGAACAAGCTTTGCTGGACGCCGCCGCCACTCCCACCGCGTATTTCACCAGCCACGCCGAGCTGCGCGCCACCGCAGCCGCGCTCAAGAAGGAAACGGGCCGGGGTTTGAATGGTGGGCAGTGGGAAATCGCGCGGCATTTCTGCCTCTCCGGCGCGCGGGTCGCGGTCGCGACCGGCCCCGCGGGGGCGGGGAAAACCACCGCCATGAAACTGGTCGCCGACACCTGGAAACAGTCCGGGCGCGACGTGATCGCGCTCGCCCCCTCCGCGGTCGCCGCGGACACCCTCGGCACCGAGATCGGCGCCCCCGCCGCCACGCTCGCGTCACTGACCTACCCGTACCGCGGCCGCATCGACGGCATCCAGCAAGGGACCATCCCGCGGAAGATCCGGCCGGGGACGATGCTGCTCGTTGACGAGGCCGCCATGGCCTCTTTGCCGGATCTGGCGGCGCTGCACGAGATCGCAGACCGGACCGGCGCGGTGATCCGGCTGCTCGGTGACCCCGCCCAGCTCGACGCGGTTGAGACCGGCGGGACACTGCGGCTGCTCGCCGATCACACCCGCGCCCCCGAACTCGACGCGGTGGTGCGGTTCGGCGACGACCACGCCCAGGCAATCGCGTCGCTGCGGCTGCGCGCCGGGAACCCTCAAGGGCTCGCTTTGTATGCGCAGCGCGGGTGGATCCACGACGGCACCCGCCACGACTTGCTCGAACAGGCCGCGGCCGCGTACCTCACCGACCGCAACAAGGGGCGCACCAGCATCGTGCTCGCCGCCACCCGCGACGACGTCCGCGCCCTCAACCAGCTCCTCCAAACCGCCACGAACCACACCGCGACCACAACAGCAGCGGACACAGCAGCAGCGACGGCCGACAGCAGCAGCAGTGACGGCAGCGGTGGCAATAGCAATAGCAGTGCTGGTGGTGGCCGGGTGGTGAGGCTGTGTGACGGTGCCACCGCGCGGATCGGGGACACGATCGTTACCCGCCACAACGACCCCGCTTTGCGGGTGAAGGCGGGGTCCCGCCCCGGTGAGCGGGTCCGCAACGGGGACCTGTGGACCATCACCGCCGTACACGAGGATGGCAGTGCCGGGGCTCGTAACCTCGCCAGCCGCGGTGCTGTCACCCTGCCCGCCGGGTATGTCACCACGCATGTGGAACTCGGGTACGCCTGCACCATTCACCGCGCGCAGGGCGTCACCGTGGACACCACCCACGCGCTGATCACCGGGCACACCAGCCGCGCCGGGCTCTACGTCGCCGCGACCCGCGGCCGCACCGAAAACCACCTCTACGTCCCCACCGACACGCTGGATATCGACACCGA is a genomic window containing:
- a CDS encoding LGFP repeat-containing protein — protein: MPSRDEGPLRGRPSHSYNNLPKPPPGHTFRSETEPVPDGFTKEEADTAELMAMTATAGCEWFWPSPHAVCGAILQRYKAMGGRDSWLGLPNSPEYTNPDGIGKRSQFLNGSIYWHPSTGAHPVTILYMTKWNQLGWETGWLGYPTAGEVGHGPFGSQQEFQGAGLFWSQPTGVYAVGGAIRAKYDTVGGATGFLGYPTSDELTPPDGVGRFNTFQRGSIYWHPIFGAHPVHGVILAVWGNAGFEAGQYGYPIADETSTSTETNQQFQHGHIAFSLQNPVAQDFHDCKLNTEWPHVSSHVDNTVNVVTTGTCTHPKRKVSHTTQLVHTPECGFGTCVLRTRTSGDSKGDGVNAVIQEDNWSSTNMECQPGKYRAETKWTIVNADGGVLETVARTPQVQLGTGTGGLDKNCDRSYN
- the mobF gene encoding MobF family relaxase, yielding MTLHVLHAGDGYAYLTRQVASMDRARERGDALASYYAEHGTPPGVWLGSGLASLAGSGPDPAVAAVSGMVSEAQMRALFGEGLHPNANEIAAAVITAASTPRQLRSAVRTAETATRLGRRFPVFANDNPLRDAFSEAVTGFERQQDRPATTAERAGLWRAVGAPLFEDKHGRPAATERELVAWIAWQRGTDRQPVAGYDLVFTPAKSVSVLWALGNDQVRDAVTKAHHDAVKDALGWLETEAAFTRRGAGGIEQIDTTGLIVAAFDHFDNRAGEPNLHTHCAVSNKVCGADGKWSALDGAALHRHATAAAARYNAAVVDNLRRSLGIGFTVREMGAGKQPVVEIAGIDQSLCDAFATRSAAIRARRDDLVTEFRRTHGYSPDAKTLYRLAQQATLDTREGKQAPQSLAGMRAQWRAAAAAHLGGEDAVEAMLEHALTGQGASAAAAVVRGFLGVEHEAALVLEYVAGRRATFTAAQVRTRAEAQLALVAFPTAQARRDAIDTVINRALTPRGNEHTTTRGDHAVALTAPETVPVPGRLKRADGESVLTRHGETRYTTLSVLHAEQALLDAAATPTAYFTSHAELRATAAALKKETGRGLNGGQWEIARHFCLSGARVAVATGPAGAGKTTAMKLVADTWKQSGRDVIALAPSAVAADTLGTEIGAPAATLASLTYPYRGRIDGIQQGTIPRKIRPGTMLLVDEAAMASLPDLAALHEIADRTGAVIRLLGDPAQLDAVETGGTLRLLADHTRAPELDAVVRFGDDHAQAIASLRLRAGNPQGLALYAQRGWIHDGTRHDLLEQAAAAYLTDRNKGRTSIVLAATRDDVRALNQLLQTATNHTATTTAADTAAATADSSSSDGSGGNSNSSAGGGRVVRLCDGATARIGDTIVTRHNDPALRVKAGSRPGERVRNGDLWTITAVHEDGSAGARNLASRGAVTLPAGYVTTHVELGYACTIHRAQGVTVDTTHALITGHTSRAGLYVAATRGRTENHLYVPTDTLDIDTEPIHLTPSSSEAGTEMVLERLTTVLERDQGQSSATETLREVLRAADDPQHLHAAYITACDALTRDYLDWLIDRSLPAAITETMRAHPGTHAALNARLTALTHHGHDTTHLLTHAIHTHDPTTPADVNTLLLQHLPHPTPAPSGSEVVTRDLGVLPPRHPGMDHQLADYARTARNELTQPVPGSGPRARGDAVVVAELRDNPIRQLPDAQLRRIASGHDPRRGTDATIVMAGHSALTQAEHAHARARAGLTRLTQAHTAWQNYTRAAQEAESLDTQRHDLTGEIRRLETERARLGIFARARRRELDTTLARLTATHTGLDTQVRAAWQHAHQLKPAGPPVTSEQITHAENRVTATAAQVDTTCASHTRRTEQIHREQHHRQSSAQQELHRREHLTPEQHAQEQRLREHHTRQKNTQKQGRFSPSLALDRGPSRSPDGHGIGD
- a CDS encoding recombinase family protein, with protein sequence MATTGTLVGYARCSTDEQDLTAQRQQLRDLGVSADRIYLDHGLTGTNRARPGLDQALAAVRAGDTLVVPKLDRLARSVPDARAIGDDLATRGIKLSLGGQIYDPTDPMGKMFFNILATFAEFEVDLLRMRTREGMVIARAKGRLKGRQPKLTTKQQTELRRMHASGNYTITDLAELFNISRPTVYRTLRPAESGPA
- a CDS encoding helix-turn-helix domain-containing protein, giving the protein MVDEDKRRAILARRAEGQSLREIARGVGVSLAVVHGEVKAAEQTMTELP